From the Butyrivibrio fibrisolvens genome, one window contains:
- a CDS encoding D-alanyl-D-alanine carboxypeptidase family protein, whose product MGTDNRDNIHINSKNKNNYANESLLKQEMDSILKYETDEEEVIDEEELRLEEEHFKEYQARITKRINEMKEEHDRQIFHRNMIKAGAAVLAVVVVGVVAFNMIGTRILAPRSVDEAAAAEYSSGETQDVATNASTQTASAAEASTEPPVIEEKYVAVETADTREFGPEIVSTCGILMNADSLEIVSERNAYAKMYPASMTKVLTLLVAAENLTQEQLEDTFEITIEITDFSYSHGCSAAGFDVGEVVKVKDLLYALILPSGADGALGLAYYIAGSQEAFVDMMNAKLEDLGLADTAHFTNCIGIYDDDHYCTAYDMAIIMRAAMDNELCKEILSTHYYVTGGTEQHPDGIELSNWFLRRIEDNDEGINVVCGKTGFVNQSGSCAVSYAESENGEPYILCTGNSSSSWQCIGDQTILYADAMQDDNMTGYSVSAAESNSGGIDEE is encoded by the coding sequence TTGGGGACTGATAACAGAGATAATATTCATATCAATTCTAAGAATAAAAATAATTATGCCAATGAGTCTTTGCTCAAGCAAGAGATGGATTCGATCTTAAAATATGAAACAGATGAAGAAGAAGTGATCGATGAAGAAGAGCTAAGACTTGAGGAAGAGCATTTTAAAGAATATCAGGCTAGGATTACTAAAAGAATAAACGAGATGAAAGAAGAGCATGACAGGCAGATCTTTCATCGCAATATGATAAAAGCCGGCGCGGCTGTTTTGGCAGTTGTCGTTGTAGGTGTTGTAGCTTTCAATATGATAGGAACCCGCATTCTGGCTCCAAGATCTGTTGATGAAGCTGCAGCGGCTGAGTATTCTTCTGGGGAGACACAGGATGTAGCTACTAATGCCAGTACTCAGACAGCATCAGCAGCAGAAGCATCTACAGAACCTCCAGTTATTGAGGAGAAATACGTGGCCGTTGAGACCGCTGATACGCGGGAATTTGGTCCTGAGATTGTAAGTACCTGCGGCATTTTGATGAATGCCGATTCACTTGAAATTGTATCTGAAAGAAATGCATATGCTAAGATGTATCCTGCATCTATGACCAAAGTCCTCACCCTCCTGGTTGCTGCAGAGAATCTTACACAGGAGCAGCTTGAAGATACATTTGAAATCACTATAGAAATTACAGATTTTAGTTACTCTCACGGCTGCAGCGCCGCGGGTTTTGATGTCGGCGAAGTTGTCAAGGTCAAGGACCTTTTATATGCGCTGATCCTTCCTTCAGGAGCTGATGGAGCTCTAGGACTTGCGTACTATATAGCCGGTTCACAGGAAGCATTTGTTGACATGATGAATGCCAAGCTCGAAGATCTGGGACTAGCTGACACAGCTCACTTTACTAATTGTATAGGTATTTATGATGATGATCATTATTGCACCGCTTATGATATGGCTATAATAATGCGTGCGGCTATGGACAATGAACTGTGCAAAGAGATATTGTCGACACATTATTATGTTACAGGCGGTACCGAGCAACATCCTGATGGGATTGAGCTTTCCAACTGGTTTTTGCGAAGGATCGAAGATAATGATGAAGGAATAAATGTAGTATGTGGTAAGACAGGTTTTGTAAATCAGTCCGGAAGCTGCGCAGTAAGCTATGCAGAGAGTGAAAACGGTGAACCATATATTCTTTGTACAGGCAATTCCAGCAGCTCCTGGCAGTGTATAGGTGATCAGACCATTCTGTATGCAGATGCTATGCAGGATGATAATATGACAGGTTATTCCGTATCAGCAGCGGAGTCGAATTCAGGAGGAATAGATGAAGAGTGA
- a CDS encoding NADAR family protein, whose protein sequence is MKSDNLVCFYRENDAYGELSNWINAPFKYAGIQYQSSLQFIMLHKVMMFGQRQIGQKIMQETSPEEIKKLATKFEGYRDMLWDVTCEGVAYRGIRAKFQQNPQMAEKLLATGNKVIAFCSPLDQSWGTGISLSQPDAYEPAKWKGRNRLGRVLMDVRSWLRLSVLATGGILPYIDIKEGTTIPEFRMTPGELQMIPDFTRAIQTYILSLPDQHAKDTCLWSFEMGRLDANIASLPRVGLLEMKQEVFDNARLRSIVEQKTRPAGEEILPE, encoded by the coding sequence ATGAAGAGTGACAACTTGGTCTGTTTTTATCGTGAGAACGATGCATATGGAGAACTAAGTAATTGGATCAATGCTCCTTTTAAATACGCAGGTATTCAATATCAGTCATCACTTCAATTTATCATGCTACATAAAGTTATGATGTTCGGACAGCGTCAGATAGGTCAGAAGATCATGCAGGAGACATCTCCGGAAGAGATCAAGAAACTGGCTACCAAATTCGAAGGCTACAGAGATATGCTTTGGGATGTTACCTGTGAAGGAGTTGCCTACAGAGGAATCAGAGCCAAATTTCAGCAGAACCCTCAAATGGCGGAGAAGCTTCTTGCTACAGGTAATAAGGTCATAGCTTTTTGTTCACCACTTGATCAAAGCTGGGGAACAGGTATATCGCTAAGTCAGCCGGATGCTTATGAACCTGCCAAATGGAAAGGCAGGAACAGGCTTGGCAGAGTCCTTATGGATGTAAGATCCTGGCTAAGGCTGAGTGTTCTGGCTACAGGAGGAATCCTTCCTTACATCGATATCAAAGAAGGTACTACGATTCCGGAATTTAGGATGACTCCGGGTGAACTTCAGATGATACCTGATTTTACCAGAGCTATTCAGACTTATATTCTGTCACTGCCTGACCAGCATGCCAAGGATACATGTCTTTGGTCTTTTGAGATGGGAAGACTTGATGCCAATATTGCATCTCTTCCTAGGGTGGGATTACTTGAAATGAAGCAGGAAGTCTTTGATAATGCAAGACTTAGATCTATAGTAGAGCAAAAAACACGTCCTGCGGGCGAAGAGATTTTGCCGGAATAA
- a CDS encoding tetratricopeptide repeat protein — protein sequence MRIQKIRLISKKLGQYSSALREESEQKLTISNSGRLWFTAYSGRDDEDQDYSAVRKLGASIGKELAVEILEYVNDVFYGRKEGKYISDDSGSFELIITDTKGNNYIYGGELSRNADRIISNLSVKLRELIPIDNLFLFDGGELQPGEKTSVRYCYCSVEPKGMTTNYFYISDFGLLQSGSFVEIPFGKKNTIMKGTVISSNYFEGEDVPFAVELTKHIIREISQDEFENTDELNDNLSREDQDDLDEVEELIENENYDGMYQWAFEHHERDDVQQIMAKVVQCYEECVRQNMPVAALNLGTLYYEGRYVRQDYQKAFELYKIAADAGEPRAISNLGYCYYYGRHQEVDYEKAYEYFLKGALLFDDANCLFKLGDMYLQGYHVEKNERYAYLMYERAMFECYGDDGRPDPIIPDIMQKMGQCYLYGIGISPDVPKALTLLNNALTGFYYRKKDDPNAVQLIAETKKCIEDAEKILDSEE from the coding sequence ATGAGAATTCAAAAGATCAGACTGATTTCAAAAAAGCTCGGGCAGTATTCATCTGCACTTAGAGAAGAGTCAGAACAAAAGCTCACAATTTCTAATTCGGGAAGATTGTGGTTTACAGCCTATTCCGGAAGAGATGATGAGGATCAGGATTATTCTGCTGTAAGAAAACTTGGTGCAAGTATTGGAAAAGAACTTGCGGTAGAAATTCTGGAATATGTTAATGACGTATTCTACGGAAGAAAAGAAGGTAAATATATCTCAGATGACAGCGGAAGTTTTGAACTTATAATTACAGACACCAAGGGCAACAATTATATATACGGCGGCGAGCTTTCCAGAAACGCAGACAGGATAATCTCAAATCTGTCTGTTAAGTTAAGAGAACTTATTCCTATCGATAATCTCTTCCTTTTTGATGGAGGTGAGCTGCAGCCGGGTGAGAAGACTAGCGTCCGTTATTGTTATTGCAGCGTAGAACCTAAAGGCATGACAACCAATTATTTTTATATCAGCGATTTTGGACTTCTTCAGTCCGGATCTTTTGTAGAAATACCTTTTGGTAAAAAGAACACTATCATGAAAGGCACAGTTATAAGCAGTAATTATTTCGAAGGTGAAGATGTTCCTTTTGCGGTAGAGCTAACCAAGCATATCATTAGAGAAATAAGTCAGGATGAGTTTGAAAATACTGATGAACTCAATGATAATCTATCAAGAGAAGATCAGGACGATCTTGATGAGGTTGAAGAACTTATCGAGAATGAGAATTACGATGGAATGTATCAATGGGCATTTGAGCATCATGAGCGCGACGATGTTCAGCAGATCATGGCCAAGGTAGTTCAGTGTTACGAAGAATGTGTCAGACAGAATATGCCAGTTGCAGCTCTTAATCTTGGTACGTTATATTATGAAGGACGCTATGTCAGACAGGATTATCAGAAGGCGTTTGAACTTTATAAGATAGCTGCCGATGCCGGTGAGCCAAGGGCGATCAGCAATCTTGGATATTGCTATTATTATGGAAGACATCAGGAAGTTGATTATGAGAAGGCATATGAATATTTTCTCAAGGGAGCACTTCTTTTTGATGATGCCAATTGCCTTTTTAAACTTGGAGATATGTATCTTCAGGGATATCATGTTGAGAAGAATGAAAGATATGCATACCTTATGTATGAACGCGCCATGTTTGAATGCTATGGCGATGACGGAAGACCTGATCCGATAATACCTGATATCATGCAGAAGATGGGACAATGTTATCTGTATGGAATCGGAATATCGCCGGATGTACCAAAAGCACTTACATTGCTTAATAATGCCTTAACAGGCTTTTATTATAGGAAAAAAGATGATCCGAATGCAGTACAGCTTATTGCTGAAACAAAAAAATGCATCGAAGATGCTGAAAAAATATTGGATTCGGAGGAGTAA
- a CDS encoding zinc ribbon domain-containing protein, protein MYCGKCGKIVADSAKFCPYCGELFNKNTEQNKTDNPGTSTEQVAAGSYQAMNAGNSKVTYQAQSTYQATGSYNAQNSYNTQNSYQSQNMYQNQYNQGYQQPGPQMQGGYGQEPPKKKKSHKGLVIGLATILVLTGVGGAGGYKYLQKTHEEAYQKAIEEAKQAYADKDYEKAVSSYQSALDIKGEDETAKLGLDESNAMLKIDSATKKLAGLSSYDATVNYEMSINVEDATDGRSYNLTQSSEMTASNITGEDGNTIAYVTGDLITSADDNGNESNQSYEIYITRSGSVETSYSYTESTGWGGELSTGATGGSSVVLGDIASLSYSFDKDKESDDYYVFTAANVNAEKCSFLTNFCSISDKATDAGSQKMDVSLYLSREDGKISKIEISYPNLSMADVNTYYCNYSGKSLSISLERLTYTVKITEWDSDETLSLPSDAVDALSIGGGLQTAVAFSTEPTEYLGINMVDTTFNDASFQVPASWTKYDSTSTAQDYLLNTDGTAYVSLAYIDKSYFRSNSDSKNMEAILESITDGVEVSEPVDVTIDGEDALRFGITASGSSASINGVIYVVPCGDGYMVIEYVMYSGVENIWQSQFNAFIDSIDV, encoded by the coding sequence ATGTATTGTGGAAAATGCGGAAAGATAGTAGCTGATTCAGCTAAATTCTGCCCATATTGCGGTGAATTATTTAATAAAAACACAGAGCAGAACAAAACTGATAATCCTGGTACAAGTACTGAACAGGTGGCTGCCGGATCATATCAGGCTATGAATGCTGGGAATTCGAAAGTCACATATCAGGCGCAAAGCACTTATCAGGCAACAGGTTCCTATAATGCACAAAATTCATATAACACACAGAATTCTTATCAGTCACAGAATATGTACCAGAATCAGTACAATCAGGGCTATCAGCAGCCTGGTCCGCAGATGCAGGGTGGCTATGGACAGGAGCCTCCTAAGAAGAAAAAGAGTCATAAAGGACTTGTGATTGGTCTTGCCACTATACTCGTTTTGACAGGAGTAGGCGGAGCCGGTGGTTATAAATATCTTCAGAAGACTCACGAAGAAGCTTATCAGAAAGCTATAGAAGAAGCTAAACAGGCTTATGCAGATAAAGATTATGAAAAAGCAGTGAGCAGTTATCAGAGCGCACTTGATATTAAGGGTGAAGATGAAACTGCAAAGCTTGGACTTGATGAATCAAATGCAATGCTTAAGATAGATTCTGCTACAAAGAAGCTTGCAGGACTTTCTTCATATGATGCTACTGTTAATTATGAGATGAGTATCAATGTAGAAGATGCTACAGACGGAAGATCTTATAATCTTACACAGTCTTCTGAGATGACAGCATCCAACATAACAGGTGAAGATGGTAATACTATCGCCTATGTAACCGGAGATCTTATAACTTCTGCAGATGATAATGGCAATGAGAGTAATCAGTCTTATGAGATTTATATTACCAGAAGCGGCAGTGTTGAGACCAGTTACTCATATACAGAATCAACGGGATGGGGCGGTGAGCTCTCCACAGGTGCTACCGGCGGATCTTCTGTTGTACTTGGCGATATAGCTTCACTTTCTTATTCTTTTGACAAAGATAAAGAAAGCGACGATTACTATGTATTTACTGCTGCTAACGTAAATGCAGAAAAATGTTCATTTTTAACCAATTTCTGCAGCATAAGCGATAAGGCTACAGACGCAGGATCACAGAAGATGGATGTATCGCTCTATCTGAGCCGTGAGGATGGCAAGATATCCAAGATAGAGATATCATATCCTAATCTGTCCATGGCTGATGTTAATACTTACTACTGCAATTATAGTGGAAAGAGCCTTTCTATCTCACTTGAAAGGCTTACATACACAGTTAAGATAACAGAATGGGATTCTGATGAGACATTATCATTACCTTCAGATGCAGTAGATGCCCTTTCTATTGGCGGCGGTCTCCAGACAGCAGTAGCATTTTCTACTGAGCCAACAGAGTATCTTGGAATAAATATGGTTGATACAACTTTCAATGATGCAAGCTTCCAGGTACCTGCTTCATGGACCAAATATGATTCTACAAGCACAGCTCAGGATTATCTGCTCAATACTGATGGAACAGCTTATGTAAGTCTTGCTTACATTGATAAGTCATACTTCAGATCTAACTCTGACTCCAAAAACATGGAGGCTATTCTTGAGAGCATCACAGATGGTGTAGAAGTATCAGAACCTGTAGATGTTACAATTGATGGAGAGGATGCACTTAGATTTGGAATTACAGCTAGTGGCAGTAGTGCTTCTATCAATGGAGTTATATATGTAGTTCCTTGCGGAGACGGATATATGGTTATCGAGTACGTTATGTATAGCGGAGTCGAGAATATCTGGCAGAGTCAGTTCAATGCATTCATAGATAGTATTGATGTATAA
- a CDS encoding cation diffusion facilitator family transporter, with translation MIQFLAGICIKDHKNYNDANVRRQYGILCGAFGVVLNIILVVIKSVAALMAGSVSILADAANNLSDAQTSIVTIIGFKLASQKPDKKHPFGHGRIEYVAGLIVAFFIFGMAIELLRTSVKKILAPERTEFNLVIAGILIVSILIKLYMFVYNKDLGKKISSAVLVNNAKDSISDVVSTSVVLFSSFISNAFDISLDGYAGTLVACFIFYQAFEATRDTISPLLGEAPSEEMIKSIEQDVLQYDKILGVHDIVVHNYGPSMTMMSLHVEISSDGTLLEAHDLVDEIEQFLNNKYSCSSVIHVDPVDFHNEEVWLMREKIAGRIRALGPDIQFHDFRIIHHGVQKIIAFDIVVPFDYDASDDEVREFAKRSCMEMYPGYDTEVTVDKAEILR, from the coding sequence ATGATTCAGTTTCTGGCTGGAATATGTATCAAAGATCATAAGAATTATAACGATGCGAATGTGCGCCGTCAGTATGGTATACTGTGCGGCGCCTTTGGCGTTGTATTAAATATCATCCTTGTGGTGATCAAATCAGTAGCTGCCCTTATGGCAGGTTCTGTATCAATCCTGGCAGATGCAGCCAATAACTTATCTGATGCTCAGACATCCATAGTTACGATCATAGGCTTTAAACTTGCATCGCAAAAACCTGATAAGAAGCATCCTTTTGGTCATGGCAGAATAGAATATGTTGCAGGACTTATTGTCGCATTCTTTATATTCGGTATGGCGATAGAGCTTTTAAGGACATCTGTCAAAAAGATACTCGCTCCGGAGAGAACTGAATTTAACCTGGTCATAGCTGGTATACTGATTGTATCTATACTGATCAAGTTGTATATGTTTGTATATAATAAGGACCTTGGCAAAAAGATATCATCAGCTGTTCTTGTGAATAACGCAAAAGACAGCATATCTGATGTTGTATCTACCAGCGTGGTCCTTTTTTCATCATTTATAAGTAATGCTTTTGATATAAGTTTAGATGGCTATGCCGGAACTTTGGTTGCGTGTTTTATCTTCTATCAGGCGTTTGAAGCTACAAGAGATACGATATCTCCTTTGCTGGGAGAAGCTCCTTCTGAAGAAATGATAAAGAGTATAGAACAGGATGTTCTTCAATATGACAAGATTCTGGGAGTTCATGATATTGTCGTACATAATTATGGTCCCAGCATGACGATGATGTCTCTTCATGTCGAAATCTCTTCTGACGGAACTCTTCTTGAAGCTCATGATCTTGTGGATGAGATAGAGCAGTTTCTTAACAACAAGTATTCATGCAGCAGTGTCATACATGTTGATCCGGTTGATTTCCATAACGAGGAAGTCTGGCTTATGAGAGAGAAGATAGCCGGACGTATCAGAGCCCTTGGACCGGATATACAATTTCATGATTTTAGGATAATCCACCATGGCGTTCAGAAGATCATAGCATTTGACATAGTTGTGCCTTTTGATTATGACGCTTCAGATGACGAAGTCAGAGAATTTGCAAAGCGCAGCTGTATGGAGATGTATCCGGGATATGATACGGAAGTGACAGTTGACAAAGCAGAGATACTTCGCTGA
- the gpmI gene encoding 2,3-bisphosphoglycerate-independent phosphoglycerate mutase, with protein MRGSKPTLLLILDGFGLNDNPEGNAIAMANTPNLDRLMKEYPYVKGNASGLAVGLPDGQMGNSEVGHMNMGAGRIVYQELTRITKSIEDGDFFENEALLDAVNNCKANDSALHMFGLVSDGGVHSHITHIYGLLELAKRNGLKKVYVHCFLDGRDTPPESGIDFVQQLEDKMKELGVGEIASLSGRYYAMDRDNNYDRVVIAYDALTKGEGQKASSAHEGMQQSYDNGKTDEFVVPTVIMKDGQPVATIKDNDSVVFFNFRPDRAREMTHCFCDDTFDKFDRGARLNTKFVCFTDYDPLIANKEIAFKKVLLTNTFGEWLANKGLKQARIAETEKYAHVTFFFNGGVEEPNQGEDRVLVNSPKDVPTYDLKPQMSAPEVCDKLLDAINSQNYDVIVCNFANPDMVGHTGVIPAAVKAVETVDECVGKIYDAIIKTGGTMFICADHGNADMMIDYETGEPWTAHTTNPVPFILVNYDPAYTLRENGCLADIIPTLIECMGEEQPAEMTGKSLLVKKD; from the coding sequence ATGAGAGGTTCTAAACCAACACTTCTTTTGATTCTTGATGGCTTTGGTCTTAATGACAACCCTGAAGGTAACGCTATTGCCATGGCCAATACACCCAATCTTGACAGACTTATGAAAGAGTATCCCTATGTAAAAGGAAATGCCAGCGGACTTGCAGTTGGTCTTCCTGATGGACAGATGGGTAACTCTGAAGTAGGTCACATGAACATGGGCGCAGGCCGTATCGTATATCAGGAGCTTACAAGAATTACAAAGTCTATAGAAGATGGCGATTTCTTTGAGAATGAAGCACTTCTTGATGCTGTTAATAATTGCAAAGCCAATGACAGTGCACTTCACATGTTCGGTCTTGTATCCGATGGAGGCGTACACAGCCACATCACACACATCTACGGACTTCTTGAACTTGCTAAGAGAAATGGTCTTAAGAAAGTATATGTTCACTGCTTCCTTGACGGACGTGATACACCTCCGGAAAGCGGAATAGATTTCGTACAGCAGCTTGAAGATAAGATGAAGGAACTTGGAGTAGGTGAGATCGCATCTCTTTCAGGTCGTTACTATGCTATGGATAGAGATAACAACTATGATCGTGTTGTTATCGCATATGATGCACTTACAAAGGGCGAGGGCCAGAAGGCTTCAAGTGCTCACGAAGGAATGCAACAGTCCTATGACAATGGTAAGACTGATGAATTCGTAGTACCTACAGTAATCATGAAGGATGGTCAGCCTGTTGCAACTATCAAGGACAATGATTCTGTTGTATTCTTCAACTTCCGTCCTGACAGAGCAAGAGAGATGACACACTGCTTCTGCGATGATACATTTGATAAGTTCGATCGTGGCGCAAGACTTAATACCAAGTTTGTATGCTTCACAGATTATGATCCGCTTATTGCTAATAAAGAGATTGCATTCAAGAAAGTTCTCCTTACTAATACATTCGGAGAATGGCTTGCAAATAAGGGACTCAAGCAGGCTCGTATCGCCGAGACTGAGAAGTATGCTCACGTAACATTCTTCTTCAACGGCGGCGTAGAAGAGCCTAACCAGGGCGAGGACAGAGTACTTGTAAACAGCCCTAAGGATGTACCTACATATGATCTTAAGCCTCAGATGAGCGCACCTGAAGTTTGCGATAAGCTTCTTGATGCTATTAATTCTCAGAACTATGATGTTATCGTCTGCAACTTCGCTAACCCTGATATGGTAGGTCATACAGGTGTTATTCCTGCAGCAGTTAAGGCTGTAGAGACAGTTGATGAGTGCGTAGGCAAGATCTATGATGCTATTATCAAGACAGGTGGAACTATGTTCATCTGTGCTGATCATGGTAACGCTGATATGATGATCGATTATGAGACAGGAGAGCCATGGACAGCTCATACAACTAATCCTGTTCCGTTCATCCTTGTTAACTATGACCCTGCATATACACTTAGAGAGAATGGCTGTCTTGCAGACATCATTCCTACTCTTATAGAGTGCATGGGCGAGGAGCAGCCTGCAGAGATGACAGGTAAGAGCCTTCTTGTTAAGAAAGACTGA